A genomic region of Trypanosoma brucei brucei TREU927 chromosome 3, complete sequence contains the following coding sequences:
- a CDS encoding DNA repair helicase and transcription factor protein, putative (similar to DNA excision repair protein haywire (ERCC-3 homolog protein). (Swiss-Prot:Q02870) [Drosophila melanogaster] and to TFIIH basal transcription factor complex helicase XPB subunit(EC 3.6.1.-) (Basic transcription factor 2 89 kDa subunit) (BTF2-p89)(TFIIH 89 kDa subunit) (DNA-repair protein complementing XP-B cells)(Xeroderma pigmentosum group B complementing protein) (DNA excision repair protein ERCC-3). (Swiss-Prot:P19447) [Homo sapiens]) — MILGPGGRIFINHGHPAYPHLMDFLTACCEPVCRTLYVSEYTISPSSLSAATAEGTYSMEMVRNVIRYFRLDEQQQIPVDVERYAALERRVRDSVQDTSLDLPMEVGEAKVSANGDVKAEEGCEEATDELSPLAGQVKKEETKEVAAEPRRRFLSLSKRISAKSEPLVTRAVVNTGALQPLPADLEQMLREEENSSRVRIVLQPCLRPVKRRAVGGDKQHSDEQQCQRAEETKLAYFLTSPDRNHMEHLVSRLQDFLVPVLLHGTRRWVVSDVDRGVEERSTAESGRAKTLRRLFEAPSSASGRSVASKSLTNEGANGDGLGGGVGRRCTRIVYKSQVMDGKMRNVRERLYKELSVRADLFYDYVQDHSLHVCDLELSENVRLRPYQVASLERFRSGNKAHQGVIVLPCGAGKTLTGIGAAATVKKRTIVMCINVMSVLQWQREFIRWTNLSEDQVTVCIADKKQMPGDVFITTYSMLIARRSNVPEMEQSADAKLTAKILASVGEQPWGLLLLDEVHTALAHNFQEVLNKVKYKCVIGLSATLLREDDKIGDLRHLVGPKLYEANWLDLTRAGFLARVECAEIQCPLPKAFLTEYLESQSDGDPFARRGTTRMAHSVVCLNPYKLWCTQALLEFHRNRSPPDKVIIFCDQIDGIQYYAQHLHVPFMDGKTSDMERENLLQYFQHSDNINAIILSRVGDVALDIPCASVVIQISGLGASRRQEAQRLGRILRPKPASLDNVCSYFYTLVSQDTHEISQSYERQSWLRDQGFSYRVLQSDMVLQHFLRTGGKLCCVGPPRWWYECAGPSCDSAVAAKGTYWIPFSQEAALRMQSRFVAGVRGCDLTATVLRDTPRPPELKNMGVEEKWTVCFSDSCAPETFGTVQLVEGNPLLVRRICCGPLAVEHDCLHGGEECLQYAVQQMKVMVAKNSKNRIPLTT, encoded by the coding sequence ATGATTCTTGGCCCTGGTGGGCGCATTTTCATCAACCATGGTCATCCAGCGTATCCGCATCTCATGGACTTTCTTACTGCCTGCTGTGAGCCAGTCTGCCGGACTCTGTACGTGAGTGAATATACCATTTCACCTTCGTCCCTCTCGGCTGCCACTGCGGAAGGGACGTATTCCATGGAAATGGTACGGAACGTCATTCGTTACTTTCGGCTGGatgagcagcagcaaattCCAGTGGATGTAGAGCGATATGCGGCATTGGAGCGGAGGGTGCGCGACAGCGTTCAAGATACTTCATTGGATTTGCCGATGGAGGTGGGAGAAGCGAAAGTCAGCGCCAATGGCGACGTGAAAGCGGAAGAGGGGTGCGAAGAAGCGACGGATGAATTGAGCCCGTTGGCGGGGCaggtgaaaaaggaagagacgaAGGAAGTTGCGGCGGAGCCTCGGCGTCGGTTCCTCTCACTTAGTAAAAGAATTTCGGCAAAATCAGAGCCTTTAGTGACTCGGGCAGTGGTTAACACCGGCGCTCTCCAACCCCTTCCAGCCGATCTCGAGCAGATGTTGCGAGAAGAGGAGAACTCATCGAGGGTTCGAATTGTGTTGCAGCCTTGTCTGCGACCTGTTAAACGACGTGCTGTCGGTGGGGACAAACAGCACTCGGATGAACAGCAATGTCAGCGTGCAGAGGAAACCAAATTAGCATACTTTTTGACGAGTCCCGATCGCAATCACATGGAGCATCTGGTGAGTCGTCTTCAGGACTTTCTCGTTCCCGTACTTTTGCACGGTACACGCCGCTGGGTTGTATCGGATGTGGATCGTGGAGTGGAGGAGAGAAGCACCGCTGAAAGTGGTCGGGCAAAGACACTTCGGAGGCTGTTCGAGGCACCATCATCGGCATCGGGTCGGTCAGTTGCTTCTAAATCTTTAACGAATGAGGGAGCTAACGGTGACGGCCTTGGAGGTGGCGTGGGAAGGAGATGTACTCGCATTGTCTACAAGAGTCAGGTGATGGACGGAAAGATGCGTAATGTGCGCGAACGACTTTACAAGGAGCTCAGTGTTCGCGCTGACTTGTTTTATGATTATGTTCAGGATCACTCGCTTCATGTATGTGACCTTGAGCTTTCCGAGAATGTCCGACTGCGACCATATCAGGTTGCATCGCTGGAACGCTTTAGAAGTGGTAACAAAGCTCACCAGGGTGTCATTGTTTTGCCCTGTGGTGCTGGAAAAACCCTTACTGGCATTGGTGCAGCAGCCACTGTTAAGAAGCGGACCATAGTGATGTGCATTAACGTTATGTCAGTTTTGCAGTGGCAGCGCGAGTTTATTCGCTGGACGAACTTATCAGAAGACCAGGTGACGGTGTGTATAGCGGATAAGAAGCAAATGCCTGGCGATGTTTTTATAACGACGTATAGTATGCTTATTGCGCGGCGTTCTAACGTTCCTGAGATGGAACAGAGTGCGGATGCCAAATTGACCGCAAAGATACTTGCCAGTGTTGGGGAGCAACCATGGGGTTTACTTCTCTTGGATGAAGTACACACGGCTCTCGCTCACAACTTTCAGGAGGTGCTTAACAAGGTGAAGTACAAATGCGTAATTGGGTTGAGTGCTACGCTGCTGCGAGAGGACGACAAAATCGGCGACTTGCGCCATCTTGTAGGGCCGAAGCTGTACGAAGCGAACTGGTTGGATCTTACAAGGGCGGGTTTCCTTGCTCGAGTGGAGTGCGCAGAGATTCAGTGCCCGCTGCCAAAGGCCTTTCTGACGGAGTACTTGGAGAGCCAGTCGGATGGGGACCCTTTTGCTCGCCGTGGTACAACGCGGATGGCGCACTCAGTGGTTTGTTTAAATCCGTATAAGTTATGGTGCACCCAGGCGTTGCTAGAGTTCCATCGTAACAGATCGCCACCTGATAAGGTCATTATTTTCTGTGACCAAATAGATGGAATTCAGTACTACGCCCAGCACCTGCACGTACCGTTCATGGATGGCAAGACGAGTGACATGGAGCGGGAAAATCTTCTTCAGTACTTTCAGCACTCCGACAACATAAACGCCATCATCCTCTCCCGTGTGGGTGATGTTGCTCTCGATATCCCATGTGCTTCTGTTGTCATTCAAATTTCAGGTCTGGGAGCTTCGCGGCGTCAGGAGGCACAAAGGCTAGGTCGGATTCTGAGGCCAAAACCCGCTTCCTTGGATAACGTCTGTTCATACTTCTACACCCTTGTGTCGCAGGACACACACGAAATTTCACAGAGTTATGAGCGGCAGAGCTGGTTACGTGACCAGGGATTTTCTTATCGTGTACTGCAGTCGGACATGGTCCTTCAGCACTTTTTGCGGACGGGTGGAAAACTTTGTTGTGTTGGGCCGCCGCGTTGGTGGTACGAGTGTGCGGGCCCGTCGTGTGATAGTGCCGTTGCGGCAAAGGGGACTTACTGGATACCCTTTTCTCAGGAGGCTGCGCTTCGCATGCAAAGCCGATTTGTTGCTGGTGTGAGGGGATGCGATTTGACAGCTACCGTACTTCGTGACACGCCGCGGCCGCCGGAGCTGAAAAACATGGGTGTGGAAGAGAAGTGGACCGTATGCTTCAGTGATTCTTGTGCTCCGGAAACATTCGGTACAGTTCAGTTGGTGGAGGGCAATCCGCTGCTGGTGCGCCGTATCTGTTGTGGACCGCTTGCTGTCGAGCATGATTGCCTTCACGGGGGAGAGGAGTGTCTGCAGTACGCCGTGCAGCAGATGAAGGTTATGGTGGCGAAGAATTCTAAAAACCGAATTCCGCTGACTACCTAG
- a CDS encoding tryparedoxin, putative (similar to GB:AAF04973.1, GB:AAO44000.1, and GB:AAO44002.1: tryparedoxin {Trypanosoma cruzi}; similar to Tryparedoxin. (Swiss-Prot:O77404) {Trypanosoma brucei brucei}; similar to Thioredoxin (TRX). (Swiss-Prot:P80579) {Alicyclobacillus acidocaldarius}) yields the protein MPSAETLLKDLFGSHTVELLRQDGKMVPATTALEGKKYLLVYFSASWCPPCRVFTPQLATFHELFSAKHNFDVIFVSRDKDESSMSAYFYNPKYSSLSVSGGECSHGDWLALPFTQAQTVGKEIMSRYGLNTIPNILLFDLSTEELVTSEARQLIGSNCRSAEGFPWRGASAPVISFQGLATVFVVFLMLYQFWQSWS from the coding sequence ATGCCCTCCGCTGAAACACTACTGAAGGATTTGTTCGGTTCTCATACCGTTGAGTTGCTTCGGCAGGATGGCAAAATGGTACCCGCAACAACTGCTCTTGAAGGTAAGAAATATTTGCTTGTATATTTCTCCGCCTCATGGTGCCCTCCGTGTCGTGTTTTCACACCACAACTCGCCACATTTCATGAGCTTTTCAGCGCAAAACACAATTTTGATGTGATATTTGTTTcacgagacaaggatgagtCCTCCATGTCTGCTTATTTCTACAATCCAAAGTACAGCAGTTTATCCGTAAGTGGTGGCGAATGTTCTCATGGGGACTGGCTTGCATTGCCCTTCACACAAGCGCAGACtgtaggaaaggaaataatgagcCGATATGGTTTAAACACGATTCCTaatattcttttgtttgacCTCAGCACGGAGGAGTTGGTGACAAGTGAGGCACGTCAATTGATTGGATCCAACTGCCGGTCGGCTGAAGGTTTCCCGTGGCGTGGCGCCTCGGCTCCGGTAATTTCGTTTCAAGGATTGGCAACtgtatttgttgtgtttttgatGTTGTATCAATTTTGGCAGTCGTGGAGTTGA
- a CDS encoding 60S ribosomal protein L4 (similar to SP:P49669: 60S ribosomal protein L4 (L1). {Trypanosoma brucei brucei}) translates to MTARPSVSVYSASEDKVVGTCSLPAVFTAPIRHDVVQFVHTNMAKNSRQPYAVNRLSGMKHSAESWGTGRAVARIPRIHGGGTSMSGAGAFGNMCRGGRMFAPTKIFRRWHRKINLHQKRFAVVSALAASSLPALVMSRGHKIENVAEVPLVVEDGVRAYEKTKEAMTFLKTVGAIDDVNRVNDSRQIRAGRGKMRNRRYVARRGPMLVMPDNKGTRAFRNIFGLDLANVNSLNLLHLAPGGHVGRFIIWTKSAFEKLDKIFGTFTEPSTVKSGFMLPAPMLTSTDVTRIMQSEEVRRVLKPKKLQPKRPSRYRQPTNGIRNRRLRLRLNPFQKKEKAMAKGMQNKKNREARHAAKVVRLAKARKNVAKALKKK, encoded by the coding sequence ATGACTGCGCGCCCATCTGTGAGTGTGTACTCTGCGTCGGAGGATAAAGTGGTTGGCACCTGTTCGCTACCCGCTGTGTTCACTGCGCCCATCCGTCATGATGTTGTGCAGTTTGTGCACACGAACATGGCAAAGAACTCCCGCCAACCTTATGCGGTGAACCGTCTTTCCGGCATGAAGCACTCCGCGGAGTCTTGGGGTACTGGCCGCGCTGTCGCCCGTATTCCCCGTATTCACGGTGGTGGTACGAGTATGTCGGGTGCTGGTGCATTCGGTAACATGTGCCGGGGTGGTCGTATGTTCGCACCCACAAAGATCTTCCGCCGCTGGCACCGTAAGATTAATCTGCACCAGAAACGTTTCGCTGTGGTGTCCGCCCTCGCCGCCTCGTCACTGCCAGCACTTGTAATGTCACGAGGACACAAGATCGAGAATGTCGCTGAGGTGCCGCTCGTGGTGGAAGATGGTGTACGAGCCTATGAAAAGACTAAAGAGGCAATGACATTCCTTAAGACTGTTGGTGCCATCGACGACGTGAACCGTGTGAATGACTCCCGTCAGATACGTGCTGGCCGTGGTAAGATGCGTAACCGTCGCTACGTTGCGCGACGGGGCCCGATGCTGGTGATGCCAGACAACAAGGGCACACGTGCCTTCCGCAACATCTTTGGGCTCGACCTTGCGAATGTAAACTCACTGAACCTTCTGCACCTTGCACCTGGTGGTCACGTCGGGCGCTTCATCATCTGGACGAAGAGTGCATTCGAGAAGCTGGACAAAATCTTCGGTACCTTCACAGAACCCTCCACCGTTAAGTCGGGCTTCATGTTGCCCGCACCGATGTTGACGAGTACTGATGTGACGCGCATCATGCAGTCCGAAGAGGTGCGTCGCGTTCTGAAACCCAAGAAACTGCAACCCAAGAGGCCAAGCCGCTATAGGCAGCCGACGAACGGTATTCGCAACCGTCGCCTGCGCCTGCGTTTGAACCCGTTccagaagaaggagaaggcaATGGCTAAGGGCATGCAGAACAAGAAGAACCGTGAGGCTCGCCACGCCGCCAAGGTCGTTCGGTTGGCGAAAGCGAGGAAAAATGTCGCGAAAGCACTCAAGAAGAAGTAA
- a CDS encoding KU70 protein (identical to GP:15990777: KU70 protein {Trypanosoma brucei}), translating into MSVDGLDFHDEDDSYFNETYATEDEPSLRTGSVSSLDQFDVVLCLVDFQQRMFQGVVAHDCKNPFAGGAEQVYDDIAEVKVKETPTVFEKAICCVQQLYKDKGISDSNDMVALVLYNTRECTHPDYPGVYVFHTFCSAEIQSVLDLEELVAAGRVPSAGYENIVTKIGHSTEAKSHLGDALRAARHLFSQLPSEVKHRRIFLFTNDVNPHRGDEELLQKCAIQIESLSSGGVGLVCYDMSPTALPSPAASTQSGEAAAMSERWATQFGGVDEFWSALTGAVPKATNSSRVGTIDIVHLNSDDSVMLGALSTAVRWRTHPRGASQTTTLTIGVGAKGSALPRLTVGMYFPMTNAQRRLSKWLDGRAGEMVMLRQRAVGVGAPILLPCHAGKSGAPPAHISTGQLGKSRPSTGPGTCPNVPLSCKKHIAEVVGAGLTLGFSIICFKNADDVLHPQYVLGKSCVLHPDPQDGSDGSLRLFIRLARALKEQRKVAMAQHITRYATPPRLVALVPPGLNGDHMDTASFPVMHGLGLYVVPLSYADDVRTTPRSPLFGDATKPMERDIALAQRLLATLPSKYNVNVVPNPALELRYKAIESIVQQTQQQSGLSKEIPGVAPFSQLSKAVDRTWGDRGAMAKYGSVFDEFKAVLLPSYNRDETCGPKTKAARNVKARAELADEDIKGVERIISAVESAFRFQSMGMLTEPQLKEYLRVMEGGAFGVRRNPDIIQAVISQLQGDI; encoded by the coding sequence ATGTCAGTTGACGGGCTCGATTTCCACGACGAGGATGACAGCTATTTTAATGAAACTTATGCAACGGAGGATGAGCCTTCTCTCCGGACGGGTAGTGTCTCTTCTCTAGACCAGTTCGATGTGGTGCTGTGCCTCGTCGACTTTCAACAACGCATGTTCCAAGGTGTTGTTGCGCATGATTGCAAGAACCCATTTGCCGGTGGAGCAGAACAGGTATACGACGATATCGCCGAGGTGAAAGTGAAAGAAACCCCCACAGTGTTCGAAAAGGCAATCTGCTGCGTTCAGCAACTGTACAAGGACAAGGGGATATCTGACAGCAACGATATGGTTGCGTTGGTGCTGTACAATACAAGGGAATGCACACATCCTGATTACCCTGGTGTATACGTCTTTCATACTTTTTGCTCAGCGGAAATACAATCTGTACTGGATTTGGAGGAACTTGTAGCTGCGGGGAGGGTACCGTCAGCGGGATATGAAAATATTGTGACGAAGATTGGCCATTCAACTGAAGCCAAGTCTCATCTCGGGGATGCGCTGCGGGCAGCCCGGCATTTGTTTTCCCAGCTGCCTTCCGAGGTCAAACATCGTCgaatttttctcttcacaaACGACGTGAACCCACATCGCGGTGACGAGGAGCTTTTGCAGAAATGTGCTATCCAAATCGAGAGCTTGTCCTCTGGGGGAGTGGGCTTGGTGTGCTATGATATGAGCCCCACTGCCCTTCCGTCACCGGCGGCTTCAACGCAATCGGGAGAAGCGGCTGCAATGAGTGAGCGTTGGGCAACACAGTTCGGCGGTGTGGACGAGTTTTGGAGTGCTCTTACGGGTGCGGTACCGAAGGCAACAAACAGTTCACGGGTTGGCACTATTGATATTGTTCACCTGAATAGCGACGATAGCGTTATGCTCGGAGCGCTCTCAACGGCAGTCCGCTGGCGCACACACCCACGGGGAGCCTCTCAAACGACAACACTAACTATTGGTGTAGGCGCAAAGGGCTCGGCACTACCAAGACTGACAGTGGGTATGTATTTCCCGATGACAAATGCGCAGCGCCGATTATCGAAGTGGTTGGATGGACGCGCAGGTGAAATGGTAATGCTTCGGCAGCGTGCGGTGGGAGTGGGGGCCCCTATTTTGCTGCCTTGCCACGCGGGGAAGAGTGGTGCGCCACCTGCACATATCAGTACGGGGCAGTTGGGCAAGTCACGTCCAAGCACGGGACCGGGGACGTGCCCAAACGTTCCTCTAAGTTGTAAAAAGCATATCGCCGAGGTCGTTGGGGCGGGATTAACTCTCGGCTTTTCCATCATATGCTTCAAAAACGCTGATGACGTTCTGCACCCTCAGTACGTCCTGGGGAAGTCGTGCGTCCTCCACCCAGATCCGCAAGACGGTAGCGATGGCTCGCTTCGACTTTTCATTCGGTTGGCTCGAGCGCTGAAGGAGCAGCGGAAGGTTGCGATGGCGCAGCACATTACGCGCTACGCCACTCCTCCTCGTCTTGTCGCACTTGTGCCGCCCGGGCTCAACGGTGATCATATGGACACGGCTAGTTTCCCTGTGATGCACGGTCTTGGTTTGTACGTCGTGCCTCTCTCGTATGCTGACGACGTTCGTACCACCCCTCGATCCCCTCTCTTCGGCGATGCAACGAAACCTATGGAACGTGATATTGCTCTTGCACAGCGACTGCTGGCCACGCTGCCGTCTAAGTACAATGTGAACGTAGTTCCCAACCCTGCTTTGGAGCTACGCTATAAAGCTATTGAGAGTATTGTGCAACAGACACAGCAGCAGAGTGGGTTGTCAAAGGAAATTCCAGGGGTAGCTCCGTTCTCGCAACTGTCAAAGGCAGTTGATCGGACGTGGGGTGATCGTGGGGCTATGGCAAAATACGGCTCTGTGTTTGATGAGTTTAAGGCGGTATTGCTCCCTTCGTACAACCGAGACGAAACGTGTGGTCCTAAGACGAAAGCGGCGCGGAATGTGAAGGCGCGAGCAGAGTTGGCTGACGAGGACATCAAAGGTGTTGAAAGAATAATATCTGCCGTCGAGTCGGCGTTTCGGTTCCAGTCTATGGGGATGCTGACTGAACCGCAGTTGAAGGAGTATTTGCGCGTGATGGAGGGCGGTGCCTTTGGAGTCCGGAGAAATCCGGATATCATTCAAGCTGTGATATCTCAATTGCAAGGCGACATTTAG
- a CDS encoding oxidoreductase, putative — protein sequence MKTMRAVTLKAYGAVNMLGIGQVPEPAFSRPNDVLIKVVAAGVNRADISQRRGHYPPPPGVSELLGLEVSGVVLRVGSNVKRFGEGDRVMALLAGGGYADLVVAHEGSVMKIPDEYSFVEAAAIPEGFLTAWQLLRRHGSLKKGQCVLVHAGASGVGTSLMQLAGKYFGAKVVATCSEGKVDFCKKFADIVVDRSPDEMGRCFCHKVKSAVGDDAVNLVVDPVVGGSYLNEDGIVLAQDGKIVVIALMGGSKVELNISTLLRKRGTIVFSKLRDQTDEYKASLVEEFEREVIPYLKDRIITPIVQRTFAMEDVAEAHVFMEGNMTNGKVILTMCDSTGE from the coding sequence ATGAAAACTATGCGTGCGGTTACGCTGAAGGCGTATGGCGCAGTCAACATGCTGGGAATTGGGCAGGTTCCCGAGCCAGCTTTCTCACGTCCAAACGATGTGCTGATCAAAGTCGTAGCTGCTGGTGTTAACCGTGCGGACATTTCGCAGCGTCGGGGCCATTACCCACCACCTCCAGGCGTTAGTGAGCTTTTGGGACTCGAAGTGTCTGGCGTGGTGCTGAGGGTTGGTAGCAACGTCAAGCGCTTCGGTGAAGGCGACCGTGTGATGGCGCTGCTGGCTGGCGGAGGGTATGCCGATCTCGTCGTTGCCCACGAGGGCTCAGTTATGAAAATACCGGATGAGTACTCGTTTGTCGAGGCTGCTGCAATTCCTGAAGGATTCCTTACTGCTTGGCAGCTGTTGAGACGTCACGGATCGCTAAAAAAGGGACAGTGTGTGCTTGTCCATGCTGGTGCCAGTGGCGTTGGTACCTCTCTCATGCAGTTGGCGGGTAAGTACTTCGGCGCGAAGGTCGTCGCTACCTGTTCCGAGGGTAAGGTGGACTTTTGCAAGAAATTTGCGGATATCGTGGTTGACAGGTCTCCCGATGAAATGGGGAGGTGTTTTTGCCACAAAGTAAAAAGTGCTGTAGGAGACGACGCGGTGAATCTTGTCGTGGACCCGGTGGTGGGAGGTTCATACCTCAACGAGGATGGCATAGTGTTGGCCCAGGATGGCAAAATTGTAGTCATTGCCCTTATGGGTGGCTCCAAGGTTGAGTTGAACATCTCTACTCTGCTCCGAAAGCGGGGAACGATTGTTTTTTCAAAGCTTCGTGATCAGACAGATGAGTACAAAGCATCCCTGGTGGAGGAGTTTGAGAGGGAAGTGATTCCATACTTGAAGGACCGCATCATCACACCTATTGTGCAGCGGACCTTTGCGATGGAGGATGTAGCAGAAGCTCATGTTTTCATGGAGGGTAATATGACGAATGGAAAAGTTATATTGACAATGTGCGACTCTACAGGTGAGTGA
- a CDS encoding hypothetical protein, conserved (similar to Trichohyalin. (Swiss-Prot:Q07283) [Homo sapiens]), with translation MADNEEVPPSGPRMTREETDELVRRLYDQQMERAARREEERQRQLARPFCSSRRIKKDEEENLVRRIYDVQRERFQQSKEERERRLTLELQSKDKKLPESEIQDQVDRIYNQEVAKSKARREELQKRYLPEVPPKTIGKKQLKESVERLFRVDYVKRDEELFKKHVYPYDPPTTKISRTDVEAMANRLSRRGS, from the coding sequence ATGGCGGATAATGAAGAAGTGCCCCCTTCCGGTCCCCGGATGACTCGTGAGGAGACGGATGAACTCGTGCGGCGTCTGTACGACCAACAGATGGAACGCGCCGCCAGGCGTGAGGAGGAACGGCAGCGCCAACTCGCCAGGCCATTCTGCTCCAGTCGCCGgataaagaaggatgaggaggaaaacctTGTGCGCCGCATTTATGACGTGCAACGGGAGCGCTTTCAGCAGAGCAAGGAGGAGCGCGAACGACGATTGACACTCGAACTTCAAAGTAAGGACAAGAAGCTCCCCGAGTCGGAGATACAGGATCAGGTGGATCGCATCTACAATCAGGAGGTTGCTAAGAGTAAGGCACGCCGTGAGGAGCTACAAAAGCGGTACCTACCAGAGGTGCCTCCAAAGACAATAGGCAAGAAGCAGCTAAAGGAGAGCGTTGAACGACTCTTTCGTGTTGACTACGTGAAACGGGATGAGGAACTCTTTAAGAAGCACGTGTACCCATACGACCCACCAACGACGAAGATTTCCCGGACGGATGTGGAGGCGATGGCCAACCGTCTGTCGAGGAGGGGGTCATAA